One genomic window of Mus caroli chromosome 12, CAROLI_EIJ_v1.1, whole genome shotgun sequence includes the following:
- the LOC110307229 gene encoding coiled-coil domain-containing protein 71L-like, protein MRRGVKRRRRRPRAAWGGGYGAEGGAGLEALEEKVVYSRSQLSLAGSTEALGDAFKLFMPSSTEFMSSEAELWSFLCSLKHQFSPHILRSKDVYGYSSCRALVPDPPAPDSRPARRPRPRATPRRRRRGARAAADTRRPRPAAAAAEPGPPASSFGGRTLEEIWRAATPTLTSFPTIRVGDDVWGERSLAVARRRASQVLRVDLDPVVRLRRFPVHRL, encoded by the coding sequence ATGCGACGCGGCGTGAAGAGGCGGCGGCGCCGGCCCCGGGCCGCCTGGGGCGGCGGCTACGGAGCGGAAGGAGGGGCCGGGCTGGAGGCGCTGGAGGAGAAGGTGGTGTACTCGCGGTCGCAACTGTCGCTGGCCGGAAGCACGGAGGCGCTGGGCGACGCCTTCAAGCTCTTCATGCCCAGCAGCACGGAGTTCATGAGCTCAGAAGCGGAGCTCTGGAGCTTCCTCTGCAGCCTCAAGCACCAGTTCTCCCCGCACATCCTGCGCAGCAAGGACGTCTACGGCTACTCCTCGTGCCGGGCACTGGTGCCCGACCCCCCGGCGCCCGACAGCCGCCCCGCGCGCCGGCCGCGCCCGCGCGCAACGCCCAGGAGGAGGCGCCGTGGAGCCCGGGCTGCCGCGGACACCCGCAGGCCGCGCCCCGCCGCTGCGGCTGCGGAGCCCGGGCCTCCCGCATCCAGCTTCGGGGGCCGCACCCTGGAGGAGATCTGGAGGGCGGCCACCCCGACGCTGACCAGCTTCCCGACCATCCGCGTCGGCGACGACGTGTGGGGCGAGCGCAGCCTGGCGGTGGCGCGGCGCAGGGCGAGCCAAGTGCTGCGAGTGGACCTGGACCCGGTGGTGAGGCTGCGCCGCTTCCCCGTGCACCGGCTGTGA